In Azospirillaceae bacterium, a genomic segment contains:
- a CDS encoding Lrp/AsnC family transcriptional regulator, translated as MRRVKLDRIDRRILRDLQADGRMTNVELARRAGISAPPCLRRVRALEEAGFIRGYHADINPEALGFGVTVFAQVGLSSQAEADLKKFEGMVNSWPEVRECSMLAGETDFLLKIVAADWDSYQRFLTTKLTAAPNVSHVKSALAIRQSKYTPGVPIDVEVGPESLDDEDGE; from the coding sequence ATGCGGCGGGTCAAACTCGACCGAATTGATCGGCGTATCCTGCGTGACCTGCAGGCGGACGGCCGAATGACCAACGTGGAACTCGCCCGGCGGGCCGGCATTTCCGCCCCCCCGTGCCTGCGGCGCGTGCGCGCGCTGGAGGAGGCGGGTTTCATACGGGGCTATCACGCGGACATCAACCCGGAAGCCCTGGGCTTCGGCGTCACGGTGTTCGCGCAGGTGGGCCTGTCCTCCCAGGCGGAAGCCGACCTGAAGAAGTTCGAAGGCATGGTCAACAGCTGGCCCGAGGTGCGGGAATGCAGCATGCTGGCCGGCGAAACCGACTTCCTACTGAAGATCGTGGCCGCCGACTGGGACAGCTACCAGCGTTTCCTGACCACCAAGCTGACGGCGGCCCCCAACGTCAGCCACGTGAAGTCGGCCCTGGCCATCCGCCAGTCCAAGTATACGCCCGGCGTTCCCATCGACGTTGAGGTCGGTCCGGAATCGCTGGATGACGAAGACGGGGAGTGA
- a CDS encoding mitochondrial fission ELM1 family protein, whose product MTAATPDRTAAAATDVPPATPPTCWVLTDGKPGMENQCLGLAEAVGATPVVKRVHLKAPWRQLTPYLPLSLTRALTPDSDTLAPPWPDLLITSGRQGVGAALAIRRRSSGRTFCVHIQNPGVPFGLFDLVVMPAHDRKDGPNVMESLGALHRVTAARLRDEAARFAPALDHLPHPRVAVLIGGSNGVYQLTPAITEQLADRLAALAANGVGLMVTPSRRTGAENEAVLRRRLGGANAVVWDGTGPNPYFGYLGLADAVLCTGDSVSMVSEAASTGKPVYVIALEGGSAKFDRFHELMVERGVTRPFTGTLDDWAPTPLDDTPRVAAEVRRRMAARRPARP is encoded by the coding sequence ATGACCGCCGCCACCCCCGACCGCACCGCCGCCGCCGCGACGGACGTACCGCCCGCAACCCCGCCCACCTGCTGGGTTTTGACCGACGGCAAGCCGGGGATGGAGAACCAGTGCCTGGGCCTGGCGGAGGCCGTGGGCGCGACACCGGTGGTCAAACGCGTCCATTTGAAAGCGCCCTGGCGGCAGCTGACGCCCTACCTGCCGCTCAGCCTCACGCGGGCCCTGACCCCCGACTCCGACACCCTGGCCCCGCCCTGGCCGGACCTGCTGATCACCTCGGGCCGGCAGGGCGTGGGGGCGGCGCTGGCCATCCGGCGCCGGAGCAGCGGCCGCACCTTCTGCGTCCACATCCAGAACCCGGGGGTGCCCTTCGGCCTGTTCGACCTGGTGGTCATGCCGGCCCATGACCGCAAGGACGGGCCCAATGTCATGGAAAGCCTGGGCGCCCTGCACCGTGTGACGGCGGCGCGCCTGCGGGATGAGGCCGCACGCTTCGCCCCCGCCCTGGACCACCTGCCCCACCCGCGCGTGGCGGTGCTGATCGGTGGGTCCAACGGCGTCTACCAGTTGACGCCCGCCATCACCGAGCAGCTGGCCGACCGCCTGGCGGCCCTGGCCGCCAACGGCGTCGGCCTGATGGTGACCCCGTCCCGCCGCACCGGTGCGGAGAACGAGGCCGTGCTGCGCCGGCGCCTGGGCGGCGCCAACGCCGTCGTCTGGGACGGCACCGGCCCCAATCCCTATTTCGGCTATCTGGGCCTGGCGGACGCCGTGCTGTGCACCGGCGACAGCGTGTCCATGGTGTCGGAGGCCGCCAGCACCGGCAAACCCGTCTACGTCATCGCCCTGGAGGGCGGGTCGGCCAAGTTCGACCGCTTCCACGAACTGATGGTGGAACGGGGCGTCACCCGGCCCTTCACCGGCACGCTGGACGATTGGGCGCCCACGCCGCTGGACGACACCCCGCGCGTGGCGGCGGAAGTGCGCCGGCGCATGGCCGCCCGCCGGCCGGCACGGCCCTGA
- the carB gene encoding carbamoyl-phosphate synthase large subunit, which yields MPKRTDIKSICIIGAGPIIIGQACEFDYSGVQACKALKEEGYRVILVNSNPATIMTDPGLADATYVEPITPAVVAKILEKERPDALLPTMGGQTALNTALKLFHDGTLDRLGIKLIGAKADVIEKAEDRLLFRDAMDKIGLQSPKSRMVKSEAEAADALAFVGLPAIIRPSFTLAGTGGGIAYNKAEYNDIVRGGLRASPVGEVLVEESVLGWKEYEMEVVRDCRDNCIIICAIENIDPMGIHTGDSVTVAPALTLTDKEYQLMRNASIAVLREIGVDTGGSNVQFAVNPEDGRVVVIEMNPRVSRSSALASKATGFPIAKIAAKLAVGYTLDELDNDITGSTPASFEPTIDYVVTKMPRFAFEKFPGADPLLTTSMKSVGEAMSIGRSFAESVQKALRSMETGLTGFDEIDLTDGSGVADPLKIRAALSKPTHDRILVIAQAFRHGLTVEEIHAACRVDPWFLRQIEEVIQTEAAVRKGGLSALAARDFARLKSQGFSDARLATLTGSTEAAVATARRGFNVRPVFKRIDTCAAEFASKTPYMYSTYEGDGSVPGDCESEPTDKRKVVILGGGPNRIGQGIEFDYCCVHAVYALREAGIETIMVNCNPETVSTDYDTADRLYFEPLTGEDVIELVRTEQSNGTVLGVIVQLGGQTPLKLARDLEEAGIPILGTSPDAIDLAEDRERFQQLLHKLGLRQPNNGLARSLEEAEKAADEIGFPVVIRPSYVLGGRAMEIVHDKAGLKRYMAQAVKVSGKNPVLIDSYLQDAIEVDVDAVCDGTQVYVAGIMEHIEEAGIHSGDSACALPPYTLPKPVVDELSRQAEALAHGLNVVGLMNIQFAIKANPDGNGPAGQDIYILEVNPRASRTVPFVAKATGTAIAKIAARVMAGEKLSDFKLGGAFPPHTAVKEAVFPFNRFPGVDILLGPEMRSTGEVMGLDKQFALAFAKAQLGAGVTLPTTGTVFISVRERDKPHLVPVARRLVDLGFKIIATSGTAKTLSAAGIPVSPVNKVLEGQPHIVDAMIDGAVQLVFNTTEGAQAVSDSFSLRRTALVNNIPYYTTVAGARAAVDAISALRTGSLEVAPLQSYLSGTY from the coding sequence ATGCCTAAACGCACAGACATCAAGTCCATCTGCATCATCGGCGCCGGCCCGATCATCATCGGCCAGGCTTGCGAATTCGATTATTCCGGTGTGCAGGCGTGCAAGGCGCTGAAGGAAGAGGGGTACCGGGTCATCCTGGTCAACTCCAACCCCGCCACCATCATGACCGACCCCGGCCTGGCCGACGCCACGTATGTGGAGCCCATCACCCCGGCCGTCGTCGCCAAGATCCTGGAAAAGGAGCGCCCCGACGCCCTGCTGCCCACCATGGGCGGCCAGACGGCGCTGAACACGGCGCTGAAGCTGTTCCATGACGGCACGCTGGACCGGCTGGGGATCAAGTTGATCGGCGCCAAGGCCGACGTGATCGAAAAGGCGGAAGACCGCCTGCTGTTCCGCGACGCCATGGACAAGATCGGGCTGCAAAGCCCCAAGTCGCGCATGGTGAAGTCCGAGGCCGAGGCGGCCGACGCGCTGGCCTTCGTGGGCCTGCCCGCCATCATCCGCCCCAGCTTCACCCTGGCCGGCACCGGCGGCGGCATCGCCTACAACAAGGCGGAATACAACGACATCGTGCGCGGCGGCCTGCGCGCCAGCCCGGTGGGCGAAGTCCTGGTCGAGGAATCGGTCCTGGGCTGGAAGGAGTATGAGATGGAGGTTGTGCGCGACTGCCGCGACAACTGCATCATCATCTGCGCCATCGAGAACATCGACCCCATGGGCATCCACACCGGTGACAGCGTCACCGTGGCGCCGGCACTGACGCTGACCGACAAGGAATACCAGCTGATGCGCAACGCCTCGATCGCGGTGCTGCGCGAGATCGGGGTGGACACCGGCGGGTCCAACGTCCAGTTCGCCGTGAACCCCGAGGACGGCCGCGTCGTCGTCATCGAGATGAACCCCCGCGTCAGCCGCTCGTCCGCCCTGGCGTCCAAGGCCACCGGCTTCCCCATCGCCAAGATCGCGGCCAAGCTGGCCGTTGGCTATACGCTGGATGAGCTGGACAACGACATCACCGGCAGCACGCCCGCCAGCTTCGAACCGACGATCGACTACGTCGTCACCAAGATGCCGCGCTTCGCGTTCGAGAAGTTCCCCGGCGCCGACCCGCTGCTGACCACGTCGATGAAGTCGGTGGGCGAGGCCATGTCCATCGGCCGGAGCTTCGCCGAATCGGTGCAGAAGGCCCTGCGCTCCATGGAAACCGGCCTGACCGGCTTCGATGAGATCGACCTGACCGACGGCAGCGGCGTGGCCGATCCGCTGAAGATCCGTGCCGCCCTGTCCAAGCCGACGCACGACCGCATCCTGGTCATCGCCCAGGCCTTCCGCCACGGCCTGACGGTGGAGGAAATCCACGCCGCCTGCCGCGTCGATCCGTGGTTCCTGCGCCAGATCGAAGAGGTCATCCAGACCGAGGCGGCGGTCCGCAAGGGCGGCCTGAGTGCCCTGGCGGCCCGGGATTTCGCCCGGCTGAAGTCCCAGGGCTTCTCCGACGCGCGCCTGGCCACCCTGACCGGCAGCACCGAGGCCGCCGTGGCCACCGCCCGCCGCGGTTTCAACGTGCGCCCGGTGTTCAAGCGCATCGACACCTGTGCCGCCGAATTCGCCAGCAAGACGCCCTACATGTACTCCACGTACGAGGGTGACGGCAGCGTGCCCGGCGATTGCGAATCCGAGCCGACGGACAAGAGGAAGGTCGTCATCCTGGGCGGCGGTCCCAACCGCATCGGCCAGGGCATCGAGTTCGACTATTGCTGCGTCCATGCCGTCTACGCCCTGCGCGAGGCCGGCATCGAGACCATCATGGTCAACTGCAACCCCGAGACCGTGTCCACCGACTACGACACCGCCGACCGGCTGTATTTCGAGCCGCTGACCGGTGAGGACGTGATCGAGCTGGTGCGGACCGAACAGTCCAACGGCACCGTGCTGGGCGTCATCGTCCAGCTGGGCGGCCAGACGCCGCTGAAGCTGGCGCGCGACCTGGAAGAGGCCGGCATCCCCATCCTGGGCACCAGCCCCGACGCCATCGACCTGGCCGAGGACCGCGAACGCTTCCAGCAGCTGCTGCACAAGCTGGGCCTGCGCCAGCCCAACAACGGCCTGGCGCGCTCGCTGGAAGAGGCGGAGAAGGCGGCCGACGAGATCGGCTTCCCCGTCGTCATCCGCCCGTCCTACGTGCTGGGCGGCCGCGCCATGGAGATCGTGCACGACAAGGCCGGCCTGAAGCGCTACATGGCGCAGGCGGTCAAGGTGTCGGGCAAGAATCCGGTGCTGATCGACAGCTACCTGCAGGACGCCATCGAGGTGGACGTGGACGCCGTCTGCGACGGGACCCAGGTCTACGTCGCCGGCATCATGGAGCACATCGAGGAAGCCGGCATCCATTCCGGCGACAGCGCCTGCGCCCTGCCCCCCTACACCCTGCCCAAGCCGGTGGTGGACGAACTGTCGCGCCAGGCCGAGGCGCTGGCCCACGGCCTGAACGTCGTCGGCCTGATGAACATCCAGTTCGCCATCAAGGCGAATCCGGACGGCAACGGCCCGGCCGGCCAGGACATCTACATCCTGGAAGTGAACCCGCGCGCCTCGCGCACCGTGCCTTTCGTGGCCAAGGCCACCGGCACCGCCATCGCCAAGATCGCCGCCCGCGTCATGGCCGGCGAAAAATTGAGCGATTTCAAGCTGGGCGGCGCCTTCCCGCCGCACACGGCGGTGAAGGAAGCGGTGTTCCCCTTCAACCGCTTCCCCGGCGTCGACATCCTGCTGGGGCCGGAAATGCGCTCCACCGGTGAGGTCATGGGCCTGGACAAGCAGTTCGCCCTGGCCTTCGCCAAGGCGCAGCTGGGCGCCGGCGTCACCCTGCCCACCACCGGTACGGTGTTCATTTCGGTTCGGGAACGAGACAAGCCCCACCTGGTTCCGGTGGCCCGTCGCCTGGTCGATCTGGGCTTCAAGATCATCGCCACGTCCGGCACGGCCAAGACGCTGTCGGCGGCCGGCATCCCGGTCTCGCCGGTGAACAAGGTGCTGGAGGGCCAGCCGCACATCGTCGATGCCATGATCGATGGCGCCGTGCAGCTGGTGTTCAACACCACGGAAGGCGCCCAGGCGGTGTCCGACAGCTTCAGCTTGCGCCGCACCGCACTCGTCAATAACATTCCCTACTACACGACGGTCGCGGGTGCCCGCGCCGCCGTGGACGCCATCTCCGCGCTGCGTACCGGCAGCCTTGAGGTGGCACCGCTTCAGTCTTATCTGAGCGGGACTTATTAA
- a CDS encoding 2OG-Fe(II) oxygenase — MIGTSATSNTSPTAAPGALATDPGRNIDLAAFRAMPLSHDPFTHLIIPGFVRAEARAAIHRDFPEIELPGSFPSRELSYGPAFQSLLEEIQGPAMTAAFEEKFGIDLTDHPTMVTVRGRAKAQDGQIHVDSKTKIITVLIYMNPAWESAEGRLRLLRGPDSLDDAVAEVPPEEGTLLAFLNGPTAWHGHTSFVGQRRAIQLNWVRDDGVVKREQFRHALSAKMKRLNPFR, encoded by the coding sequence ATGATCGGCACCTCCGCCACGTCGAACACCTCCCCCACGGCCGCCCCCGGCGCCTTGGCGACGGACCCGGGCCGCAACATCGACCTGGCCGCCTTCCGCGCCATGCCGCTGTCGCACGATCCCTTCACCCATCTCATCATCCCCGGCTTCGTGCGGGCGGAGGCGCGCGCCGCCATCCACCGTGACTTCCCAGAGATCGAACTGCCGGGCAGCTTCCCCTCGCGGGAACTGAGTTACGGCCCGGCCTTCCAGTCCCTGCTGGAGGAAATCCAGGGCCCGGCCATGACGGCGGCGTTCGAGGAGAAGTTCGGCATCGACCTGACCGACCACCCCACCATGGTGACGGTGCGCGGCCGGGCCAAGGCGCAGGACGGGCAGATCCACGTCGACAGCAAGACCAAGATCATCACCGTGCTGATCTACATGAACCCGGCGTGGGAAAGTGCGGAGGGCCGCCTGCGCCTGCTGCGCGGCCCTGACAGCCTGGACGATGCCGTGGCCGAGGTCCCGCCCGAGGAGGGCACCCTGCTGGCCTTCCTGAACGGCCCCACCGCCTGGCACGGGCACACCAGTTTCGTCGGCCAGCGCCGCGCCATCCAATTGAACTGGGTCCGCGATGACGGTGTGGTGAAGCGGGAACAGTTCCGCCACGCCCTGTCGGCCAAGATGAAGCGGCTGAACCCCTTCCGCTGA
- the greA gene encoding transcription elongation factor GreA, giving the protein MEKIPMTAAGYNRLQEELKHLKVVERPAVIKAIAEAREHGDLSENAEYHAARERQSFIEGRVMELEDKVSRAEVIDVAKLTGNTVKFGATIRLADEDTDEESTYQIVGADESDIKNGFLSITSPLARALIGKHVGDNVEVTTPGGSKSYEIVEIAFR; this is encoded by the coding sequence ATGGAAAAGATCCCGATGACGGCTGCGGGCTACAACCGCCTGCAAGAAGAACTGAAGCATTTGAAGGTCGTCGAGCGGCCGGCCGTGATCAAGGCCATCGCCGAAGCGCGCGAACACGGCGACCTGTCCGAAAACGCCGAATACCATGCCGCGCGGGAGCGTCAGAGCTTCATCGAAGGCCGGGTCATGGAGCTGGAGGACAAGGTCAGCCGCGCCGAGGTCATCGACGTGGCCAAGCTGACCGGCAACACCGTGAAGTTCGGTGCCACCATCCGCCTGGCCGATGAGGACACGGATGAGGAATCGACCTATCAGATCGTCGGCGCGGACGAAAGCGACATCAAGAACGGCTTCCTGTCGATCACCAGCCCGCTGGCCCGCGCGCTGATCGGCAAGCATGTCGGCGACAATGTCGAAGTGACCACGCCGGGTGGCTCCAAGAGCTATGAGATCGTGGAGATCGCCTTCCGCTAA